One part of the Kryptolebias marmoratus isolate JLee-2015 linkage group LG13, ASM164957v2, whole genome shotgun sequence genome encodes these proteins:
- the LOC108233924 gene encoding protein phosphatase 1D-like isoform X2, whose protein sequence is MDDALLFRMSAFSDQGGRKYMEDVIEIRIEYEPTASTDEDYLKSQRHGGQGKSEVEPSEQTVIGTHVQSGPGTAAWVETLSGEDISSISTSVSAEKDAARVVDVRKSVAFFAVFDGHGGREAAHFASEHLWDLLKRQRGFWSKDHGEVCAALRKGFVACHHAMWKELPEWPKTITGLPSTSGTTASVIVIRGVHMYVAHVGDSAVVVGAKENDADITLQALEITQDHKPELPKERERIERLGGSVMKKSGVNRVVWKRPRLTHNGPVRRSTVIDQIPFLAVARSLGDLWSYDFYSGEFVVSPEPDTTVMTLDPKRHRYIILGSDGLWNMMPPKNAVNMCYSHDKMVGPKGMSCARRLGCTALLFWKERMLRADNTTVIVLALQERGGPPIPMHRDEIVVDMATGIDQIPYPGTPYNTCEIQKAEHEDGMFYEEDEIYGEEHEEWTCLEW, encoded by the exons ATGGACGACGCCTTGCTGTTCCGTATGAGTGCGTTTTCCGACCAAGGAGGGAGAAAATACATGGAGGATGTTATCGAGATAAGAATCGAATACGAGCCGACGGCGTCAACAGACGAGGATTATCTAAAGTCGCAGAGACATGGAGGACAAGGAAAATCGGAGGTTGAGCCTAGCGAACAGACAGTAATTGGGACGCATGTCCAGTCGGGTCCTGGTACCGCAGCGTGGGTAGAGACTTTATCCGGCGAGGACATTAGCAGCATCAGCACCTCCGTGTCGGCCGAGAAGGACGCGGCGCGTGTTGTTGACGTTCGGAAGTCCGTGGCGTTTTTCGCCGTTTTCGACGGCCACGGGGGTCGCGAGGCGGCACACTTTGCGAGCGAGCATCTGTGGGATCTGCTGAAGAGACAGCGGGGCTTTTGGTCCAAGGACCACGGCGAGGTGTGCGCCGCTCTGCGGAAAGGGTTCGTCGCCTGCCACCACGCGATGTGGAAGGAGCTGC CGGAGTGGCCGAAAACGATCACTGGCCTTCCCAGCACATCGGGCACCACAGCCAGTGTTATTGTGATCCGTGGAGTTCACATGTACGTCGCCCACGTAGGGGATTCAGCAGTGGTGGTTGGAGCGAAGGAGAATGACGCTGATATCACGCTGCAGGCGCTGGAAATTACACAGGACCATAAACCCGAGCTTCCTAAAGAAAGGGAAAGGATAGAGCGACTGGGAGGCAG CGTAATGAAGAAATCCGGGGTGAATCGTGTCGTGTGGAAGAGGCCCAGGCTGACACACAACGGCCCCGTGAGGAGGAGCACCGTCATAGACCAGATCCCGTTTCTGGCTGTAGCTCGATCTCTTG GTGATCTGTGGAGCTACGATTTCTACAGTGGAGAGTTTGTGGTTTCTCCAGAACCCGATACCACCGTGATGACCCTTGACCCCAAACGGCATCGCTATATCATTCTGGGCAGTGATGGACTGTGGAATATGATGCCACCCAAAAATGCAGTTAACATGTGTTACAGCCATGATAAAATGGTG GGACCAAAGGGAATGTCTTGTGCCCGGAGGCTGGGATGCACAGCTCTCCTGTTTTGGAAAGAGCGCATGCTCCGAGCAGACAACACCACGGTCATCGTCCTGGCCCTGCAGGAGCGAGGAGGCCCACCCATCCCTATGCACCGAGACGAGATCGTTGTTGACATGGCTACAGGGATCGACCAGATTCCGTACCCCGGAACACCTTACAACACATGCGAGATCCAGAAG GCGGAGCATGAGGATGGCATGTTTTATGAAGAGGATGAAATATATGGAGAAGAACATGAGGAGTGGACATGCCTGGAGTGGTAG
- the LOC108233924 gene encoding protein phosphatase 1D-like isoform X1, which yields MDDALLFRMSAFSDQGGRKYMEDVIEIRIEYEPTASTDEDYLKSQRHGGQGKSEVEPSEQTVIGTHVQSGPGTAAWVETLSGEDISSISTSVSAEKDAARVVDVRKSVAFFAVFDGHGGREAAHFASEHLWDLLKRQRGFWSKDHGEVCAALRKGFVACHHAMWKELPEWPKTITGLPSTSGTTASVIVIRGVHMYVAHVGDSAVVVGAKENDADITLQALEITQDHKPELPKERERIERLGGSVMKKSGVNRVVWKRPRLTHNGPVRRSTVIDQIPFLAVARSLGDLWSYDFYSGEFVVSPEPDTTVMTLDPKRHRYIILGSDGLWNMMPPKNAVNMCYSHDKMVGPKGMSCARRLGCTALLFWKERMLRADNTTVIVLALQERGGPPIPMHRDEIVVDMATGIDQIPYPGTPYNTCEIQKPGEPLDAPSSFRDSSTPLEQAFCLYEAAFCATTQLLPDADPTPCPSGAPANVFEKQDPATQMESAASTPAVKRSRRSLHGPPELKACSYHHRPPNKGFSQKTLHGKKESEQSPQPHDQNTETSSAKEGDILPQHHNSALWVC from the exons ATGGACGACGCCTTGCTGTTCCGTATGAGTGCGTTTTCCGACCAAGGAGGGAGAAAATACATGGAGGATGTTATCGAGATAAGAATCGAATACGAGCCGACGGCGTCAACAGACGAGGATTATCTAAAGTCGCAGAGACATGGAGGACAAGGAAAATCGGAGGTTGAGCCTAGCGAACAGACAGTAATTGGGACGCATGTCCAGTCGGGTCCTGGTACCGCAGCGTGGGTAGAGACTTTATCCGGCGAGGACATTAGCAGCATCAGCACCTCCGTGTCGGCCGAGAAGGACGCGGCGCGTGTTGTTGACGTTCGGAAGTCCGTGGCGTTTTTCGCCGTTTTCGACGGCCACGGGGGTCGCGAGGCGGCACACTTTGCGAGCGAGCATCTGTGGGATCTGCTGAAGAGACAGCGGGGCTTTTGGTCCAAGGACCACGGCGAGGTGTGCGCCGCTCTGCGGAAAGGGTTCGTCGCCTGCCACCACGCGATGTGGAAGGAGCTGC CGGAGTGGCCGAAAACGATCACTGGCCTTCCCAGCACATCGGGCACCACAGCCAGTGTTATTGTGATCCGTGGAGTTCACATGTACGTCGCCCACGTAGGGGATTCAGCAGTGGTGGTTGGAGCGAAGGAGAATGACGCTGATATCACGCTGCAGGCGCTGGAAATTACACAGGACCATAAACCCGAGCTTCCTAAAGAAAGGGAAAGGATAGAGCGACTGGGAGGCAG CGTAATGAAGAAATCCGGGGTGAATCGTGTCGTGTGGAAGAGGCCCAGGCTGACACACAACGGCCCCGTGAGGAGGAGCACCGTCATAGACCAGATCCCGTTTCTGGCTGTAGCTCGATCTCTTG GTGATCTGTGGAGCTACGATTTCTACAGTGGAGAGTTTGTGGTTTCTCCAGAACCCGATACCACCGTGATGACCCTTGACCCCAAACGGCATCGCTATATCATTCTGGGCAGTGATGGACTGTGGAATATGATGCCACCCAAAAATGCAGTTAACATGTGTTACAGCCATGATAAAATGGTG GGACCAAAGGGAATGTCTTGTGCCCGGAGGCTGGGATGCACAGCTCTCCTGTTTTGGAAAGAGCGCATGCTCCGAGCAGACAACACCACGGTCATCGTCCTGGCCCTGCAGGAGCGAGGAGGCCCACCCATCCCTATGCACCGAGACGAGATCGTTGTTGACATGGCTACAGGGATCGACCAGATTCCGTACCCCGGAACACCTTACAACACATGCGAGATCCAGAAG CCGGGTGAACCTTTGGATGCTCCCTCCTCATTCAGAGACAGTTCCACCCCTCTGGAGCAGGCGTTCTGCCTGTACGAAGCAGCTTTCTGCGCCACCACCCAGCTCCTGCCCGATGCCGACCCCACGCCGTGCCCTTCAGGCGCTCCGGCCAACGTGTTTGAAAAACAAGACCCAGCCACCCAGATGGAGTCGGCTGCTTCCACTCCTGCCGTGAAAAGGTCCCGCCGCTCCTTACACGGACCCCCCGAACTGAAAGCTTGTTCTTACCACCACCGGCCCCCTAACAAGGGTTTCTCCCAGAAGACACTTCACGGCAAAAAAGAAAGTGAACAGTCCCCGCAGCCCCACgatcaaaacacagaaacgagCTCCGCTAAGGAAGGCGACATTCTGCCGCAGCACCATAACTCTGCCTTGTGGGTGTGCTGA